A window of Bradyrhizobium diazoefficiens genomic DNA:
GGGCTTCATCAAGCTGGTGAAGTACGGCACGGCCTCGGTCGCGCTCATCGTGATTCTGATGGCGATCTTCCTGACCTGATCTGTCGGTAAGCTGCACACGCCAGCGGCAGCAGCTGCCCAGAATATTTGCATCCAAGCCGGTCCCAAAACCGGTATCGAACGCTGCGGGAGTAACGCTTAGTTTGCGCGCGCGCTGTCCCGCGCCGCCGGAGGCCTCATGAAGATTGCCGTTGCCAAGGAAATCGATCCGTCGGAGCCGCGCGTCGCCGCTTCGCCTGATACGGTGAAGAAGTTCAAGGCGTTGGGCGCCGAGATCGCCGTCGAGCCGGGCGCCGGCCTCAAGTCGGGCCTGCCGGATTCTGAATTTACCGCTGCGGGGGCCACCATCAGCGCAGACGCGCTGAAAGATGCCGACATCATCATCAAGGTGAAGCGTCCAGAGGCCTCCGAGCTTGCGCAGTACAAGCGCGGCGCGCTCGTCATCGCCATCATGGACCCTTACGGCAACGAGGCCGCGCTGAAGACGATCGCCGATGCCGGCGTTTCCGCCTTCGCAATGGAATTGATGCCGCGCATCACGCGCGCGCAGGTGATGGACGTGCTGTCCTCGCAGGCCAACCTCGCCGGCTACCGCGCCGTGATCGAGGGCGCCGAGGCGTTCGGTCGCGCCTTTCCGATGATGATGACGGCTGCCGGCACCGTGCCTGCGGCCAAGGTGTTCGTGATGGGCGTCGGCGTCGCCGGCCTTCAGGCCATCGCGACCGCGCGCCGCCTCGGCGCTGTCGTGACCGCCACTGACGTGCGTCCCGCCACGAAGGAGCAGGTCGAATCGCTCGGCGCAAAGTTCCTCGCGGTCGAGGACGAGGAGTTCAAGAACGCGCAGACCGCCGGCGGCTACGCCAAGGAGATGTCCAAGGAATATCAGGCCAAGCAGGCCGCGCTCACCGCCGAGCACATCAAGAAGCAGGACATCGTGATCACCACCGCGCTGATTCCGGGCCGGCCGGCGCCGAAGCTGGTCAGTGCCGACATGGTCAAGTCGATGAAGCCGGGCTCGGTGCTGGTCGACCTCGCCATCGAGCGCGGCGGCAATGTCGAGGGGGCGAAGCCGGGTGAGGTCGTCGACCTCGATGGCATCAAGATCGTCGGCTACACCAACGTCGCGGGCCGCGTTGCGGCCTCGGCCTCCAGCCTCTACGCGCGCAATCTGTTCTCCTTCATCGAGACCTTGGTCGACAAGAAGGAGAAGAAGCTCGCCGTGAACTGGGACGACGAGCTCGTCAAGGCCACTGCGCTGACCAAAGACGGCGCCGTGATCCATCCGAACTTCCAGCCGAAGATTTAAGGAGAGCCGCCATGGAGCATGCAGCACAGCTCGTCGACCCCTTCATCTTCCGGCTGTCGATCTTCGTCCTCGCCGTCTTCGTCGGTTATTTCGTGGTGTGGTCGGTGACGCCGGCCCTGCACACGCCGCTGATGAGCGTGACCAACGCGATCTCTTCGGTGATCGTGGTCGGCGCGCTGCTTGCGGTCGGCGTCGGCATGGTTTCGAGCGGCTCGGGCTGGGCGCGCGGCTTCGGCTTCGTCGCGCTCATCTTCGCCTGTGTGAACATCTTTGGCGGCTTCCTTGTCACCCAGCGCATGCTGGCGATGTACAAGAAGAAGTCGAGATAAGCGGCCACCTCGGGCTGAAGGGATCAATGGGGACCTGAGATGAGCGCCAACCTCTCTGCATTTTTGTATCTCGTGGCGGGAGTGCTGTTCATCCTGTCGCTGCGCGGGCTGTCGAGCCCGGCTTCGTCGCGCCAGGGCAATCTGTTCGGCATGATCGGCATGGCAATCGCGGTCGCCACGACCTTGGCGAGCCATCCGCCGGCCGACGGCGTGGCGTGGGTGCTGGTCATCCTCGCGGTGGCGATCGGCGGCGGCATCGGTGCGGTGATTGCCCGCCGCGTGCCGATGACCTCGATGCCGGAACTGGTCGCCGCCTTCCACTCGCTGGTCGGCATGGCCGCAGTGCTGGTCGCCGCCGGCGCGTTCTACGCGCCCGAGGCCTTCGACATCGGCACGTCCGGCAACATCCATCCGCAGAGCCTGGTCGAGATGTCGCTTGGCGTTGCCATCGGCGCGCTGACCTTCACCGGCTCGGTGATCGCGTTCCTGAAACTGTCCGCGCGGATGAGCGGCGCGCCGATCATTCTGCCGTTCCGCCACATCATCAACATCGCGCTCGCCGTGGCGCTGGTGTTCTTCATCGTCCGCCTGGTCCTCACCGGCGGCGCGTTCGACTTCTGGATGATCACCATCCTCGCGCTGGCGCTCGGCGTCCTCATGATCGTCCCGATCGGCGGCGCCGACATGCCGGTCGTGATCTCGATGCTCAACTCCTACTCCGGTTGGGCCGCGGCCGGCATCGGCTTCACGCTCGGCAATTCCGCGCTGATCATCACCGGCGCACTGGTCGGCTCGTCCGGCGCGATCCTGTCCTACATCATGTGCCACGCGATGAACCGGTCCTTCATCTCGGTCATCCTTGGCGGCTTCGGCGGCGAAACCGCCGCGGCCAGCGGTGGCGGCGGTGAGCAGAAGCCCGCCAAGCTCGGTTCGGCGGACGATGCGGCCTTCATCATGAAGAACGCCCAGAAGGTCATCATCGTGCCCGGCTACGGCATGGCGGTGGCGCAGGCGCAGCACGCGCTGCGCGAGATGGCGGACATGCTGAAGAAGGAAGGCGTCGAGGTGAAATACGCCATTCACCCGGTCGCCGGCCGCATGCCCGGCCACATGAACGTGCTGCTCGCCGAAGCCAACGTGCCCTATGACGAGGTGTTCGAGCTCGAGGACATCAACTCCGAATTCGCGCAGGCCGACATCGCCTTCGTCATCGGCGCCAATGACGTCACCAATCCGGCCGCCGAGGAGGACAAGACCTCGCCGATCTACGGCATGCCCGTGCTTCAGGTCTGGAAAGCCGGCACCGTGATGTTCATCAAGCGCTCGCTTGCCTCGGGCTACGCCGGCATCGACAATCCGCTGTTCTATCGCGACAATACCATGATGCTGCTCGGCGACGCCAAGAAGGTCACCGAGAACATCGTCAAGGCGATGTAGCGCGCGAAGGAAATGGGCAGCCGTGGCCATCAACAGGGAATGGCATCGGTCCCATCGCGTGCCGCCCAAAGGCGAGCCAAGAAGCGCGTCGCCCGGCATGCCGCCCACAAGCAGGCGAGCGGTGGGCGTCCGGCCTGACGTCATGAAATTGCTGCGGAGCCGTCGCAAACCCTGAGGGGGGGATCGGCCGCATCATCATGATGATCGTCAAGTGGATCGCCCTTCTGCTACTGACCGTCTATTGCGCCGGGCTCCTCGTGCTCTATGCCCGGCAACGCGAGATGTTGTTTCCGATTCCGCCCGTTGGTCGCACCGCGCCGGATGCGGCGGGCTTGCCCGAGGCGGAAGAGCATGTTCTGGCCACGTCGGATGGCGAGAGGATTATCGTCTGGCACATCCCGGCGAGGCCCGGTCGTCCCGTGATCCTGTACTTTCCGGGCAATGGTGATTTTCTCGCCGGCCTCGTCAGCCGCTTCAAGGCGGTGACGTCCGACGGCACCGGCCTCGTCGCGCTGTCCTATCGCGGCTATGCCGGCTCGAGCGGGACGCCGAGCGAACAGGGTCTGCTGCGCGACGCCGCAGCTGCCTACGCCTTCACCGCCGCGCGCTATGGAGCGGAACGAATCGCCGCATGGGGCTTTTCGCTCGGAACGGGCGTAGCGGTCGCGATCGCCTCCGAAGCCGCCGTCGGCAAATTGATCCTGGAAGCCCCGTACACCTCGACCGTCGATGTCGCTGCCTTGTTGTTCCGCTTCGTTCCCGTCCGTCTCCTGATGCGCGACCGGTTTCGCTCCGACGAGCGCATCGCGCGCGTCACTGTGCCGCTATTGGTGATGCATGGCACCAATGATCTTGCCATTTCGATCGTGTTCGGAGAGCGTCTGTTCGCGCTCGCACATGAACCGAAGCAGTTCGTTCGCTTCGCGGGCGGCGGACACGACAATCTCGATTCCTTCGGCGCGATCGAAACGGCGAGGCTTTTCATTGGATCTTAAACGGCTTGTCACTCGGCGCTGGGGCGTACCGGTCGTCGCGATCTTCACGCTGTTGCCGCAGCAAGCCTGGGCGGCAACCGAGCTCGACGGCGCAGCGATGCGCTGGCCTCATGCGCTGCCGTTTGCCGGCCTCCTGCTGTCGATCGCGCTCGGGCCGCTGTTGTTTCCGAAGTTCTGGCATCACCACTATGGCAAGATCGCCGCGGGCTGGTCATTGCTGGCGCTCGGTTCTCTCGTCTGGCTCGCCGGGACGATGGCGGCGCTGGGCGCGTTCGCCCATGCCATGCTTGCCGAGTATTTCGGCTTCATCGTGCTCCTCTTCTCGCTCTATGTCG
This region includes:
- a CDS encoding aa3-type cytochrome c oxidase subunit IV; its protein translation is MADHSEVAYSTADGNDYVAHEQTYEGFIKLVKYGTASVALIVILMAIFLT
- a CDS encoding Re/Si-specific NAD(P)(+) transhydrogenase subunit alpha; translation: MKIAVAKEIDPSEPRVAASPDTVKKFKALGAEIAVEPGAGLKSGLPDSEFTAAGATISADALKDADIIIKVKRPEASELAQYKRGALVIAIMDPYGNEAALKTIADAGVSAFAMELMPRITRAQVMDVLSSQANLAGYRAVIEGAEAFGRAFPMMMTAAGTVPAAKVFVMGVGVAGLQAIATARRLGAVVTATDVRPATKEQVESLGAKFLAVEDEEFKNAQTAGGYAKEMSKEYQAKQAALTAEHIKKQDIVITTALIPGRPAPKLVSADMVKSMKPGSVLVDLAIERGGNVEGAKPGEVVDLDGIKIVGYTNVAGRVAASASSLYARNLFSFIETLVDKKEKKLAVNWDDELVKATALTKDGAVIHPNFQPKI
- a CDS encoding proton-translocating transhydrogenase family protein, which gives rise to MEHAAQLVDPFIFRLSIFVLAVFVGYFVVWSVTPALHTPLMSVTNAISSVIVVGALLAVGVGMVSSGSGWARGFGFVALIFACVNIFGGFLVTQRMLAMYKKKSR
- a CDS encoding NAD(P)(+) transhydrogenase (Re/Si-specific) subunit beta; protein product: MSANLSAFLYLVAGVLFILSLRGLSSPASSRQGNLFGMIGMAIAVATTLASHPPADGVAWVLVILAVAIGGGIGAVIARRVPMTSMPELVAAFHSLVGMAAVLVAAGAFYAPEAFDIGTSGNIHPQSLVEMSLGVAIGALTFTGSVIAFLKLSARMSGAPIILPFRHIINIALAVALVFFIVRLVLTGGAFDFWMITILALALGVLMIVPIGGADMPVVISMLNSYSGWAAAGIGFTLGNSALIITGALVGSSGAILSYIMCHAMNRSFISVILGGFGGETAAASGGGGEQKPAKLGSADDAAFIMKNAQKVIIVPGYGMAVAQAQHALREMADMLKKEGVEVKYAIHPVAGRMPGHMNVLLAEANVPYDEVFELEDINSEFAQADIAFVIGANDVTNPAAEEDKTSPIYGMPVLQVWKAGTVMFIKRSLASGYAGIDNPLFYRDNTMMLLGDAKKVTENIVKAM
- a CDS encoding alpha/beta hydrolase; its protein translation is MMIVKWIALLLLTVYCAGLLVLYARQREMLFPIPPVGRTAPDAAGLPEAEEHVLATSDGERIIVWHIPARPGRPVILYFPGNGDFLAGLVSRFKAVTSDGTGLVALSYRGYAGSSGTPSEQGLLRDAAAAYAFTAARYGAERIAAWGFSLGTGVAVAIASEAAVGKLILEAPYTSTVDVAALLFRFVPVRLLMRDRFRSDERIARVTVPLLVMHGTNDLAISIVFGERLFALAHEPKQFVRFAGGGHDNLDSFGAIETARLFIGS